The Gadus macrocephalus chromosome 21, ASM3116895v1 genome has a segment encoding these proteins:
- the clmnb gene encoding calmin, protein MALVGAAGEGPREETPDRNPPSPQGEKTAVQKQTYTRWMNVFLKRCDPPLQVQDLFVDLGDGRALLALLEQLSGCQLVYRFRPSTHRIFRLNNIAKALAFLDDRHVKLLGVEASAVADGVPHVVLNLLWNIISFFQIQEATGGLKRRLSSSLSSLPPSPSPSPRGPLPPPGGPYSSATLPPRRRRPGRGRRLRSRPLESLLLWVQRRTARLGVEVWDFGRSWRSGLAFLALIQSIAPGLVDLGHRPPTDPHRTLEEAFRVARDRLGVPALLEPRMWRALHPTSAPS, encoded by the exons ATGGCCCTGGTGGGGGCTGCTGGAGAGGGCCCCAGAGAGGAGACCCCCGACCGCAACCCGCCGTCCCCTCAAG GTGAGAAGACGGCTGTACAGAAACAGACTTACACCAGATGGATGAACGTCTTCCTGAAGAGA tgtGACCCTCCCCTCCAGGTCCAGGATCTGTTCGTGGACCTGGGGGACGGCCGGGCGCTCCTGGCGCTGCTGGAGCAGCTCTCAGGCTGCCAGCTG GTGTATCGGTTCAGGCCTTCCACACACCGCATATTCAGGCTGAACAACATCGCTAAGGCCCTGGCCTTCCTCGACGACCGACAC GTGAAGCTCCTTGGCGTCGAGGCCTCAGCGGTGGCTGACGGTGTTCCTCACGTGGTCCTGAACCTCCTCTGGAACATCATCTCCTTCTTCCAG atcCAGGAGGCGACCGGAGGCCTTAAGCGGCgtctctcctccagcctctcctccctccccccctccccctccccctccccccggggccccctccccccgcccggGGGCCCCTACTCCAGCGCCACCCTGCCCCCCCGCCGCAGGAGGCCGGGCCGGGGCCGACGGCTCCGCTCGAGGCCCCTGGAGAGCCTCCTGCTGTGGGTCCAGAGGAGGACggccag GCTGGGCGTGGAGGTGTGGGACTTCGGGCGGAGCTGGCGGAGCGGCCTGGCCTTCCTGGCCCTGATCCAGTCCATCGCCCCGGGCCTGGTGGACCTGGGGCACCGCCCCCCCACGGACCCCCACAGGACCCTGGAGGAGGCCTTCAGGGTCGCCCGGGACCGCCTGGGCGTCCCCGCCCTGCTGGAGCCACGG ATGTGGCGTGCTCTTCACCCGACCAGCGCTCCATCGTGA
- the prkrip1 gene encoding PRKR-interacting protein 1 homolog yields the protein MAAKTDTKNTTGKPSKHGGKESKKLIIAKTPAEEQRLKLERLMRNPDKPAPIPERPRDWNPRAPPEFVRDVMGSSAGAGSGEFHVYRHLRRREYQRQDFLDKMSDKVKQDIDYLDKVEENKKAADDRTAKRRKKRDKLKMKKMSAKKAKEDSTKEGDEKSSSSSSDDDDDDKEAEDDAEAPSFVMGRK from the coding sequence ATGGCGGCGAAAACcgatacaaaaaacacaacagggAAACCCTCCAAACATGGCGGCAAAGAATCCAAAAAGCTCATCATCGCCAAGACCCCGGCGGAGGAGCAGCGGCTCAAGCTGGAGCGGCTGATGCGGAACCCGGACAAACCCGCGCCCATCCCTGAGCGGCCGCGGGACTGGAACCCGCGGGCCCCGCCGGAGTTCGTCCGGGACGTGATGGGCTCCAGCGCCGGGGCCGGCAGCGGAGAGTTCCACGTCTACCGCCACCTCCGCCGCAGGGAGTACCAACGGCAGGACTTCCTGGACAAGATGTCGGACAAGGTGAAGCAGGACATAGACTACCTGGACAAGGTAGAGGAGAACAAGAAGGCGGCAGACGACCGCACCGCCAAGCGCCGCAAGAAGAGGGACAAGctgaagatgaagaagatgagCGCCAAGAAGGCGAAGGAGGACTCCACCAAGGAGGGCGACGAGaagagctccagcagcagcagtgatgatgatgatgatgacaaggAGGCGGAGGACGATGCGGAGGCTCCCAGTTTCGTAATGGGCAGGAAATAA
- the glrx5 gene encoding glutaredoxin-related protein 5, mitochondrial — protein MNNLIRASVRCLRAGSTAGYPSMRLPAGPVSFTAARLLCAATDMQQTLGEMVKKDKVVVFIKGTPAQPMCGFSNAVVQILRMHGVDDYAAYNVLDDQDLRQGIKEFSNWPTIPQVYLNSEFVGGCDILLQMHQSGDLVEELNKMGIRSALVEAEKESK, from the exons ATGAACAACCTGATCCGAGCGAGCGTCCGCTGTCTGCGGGCGGGCAGCACTGCGGGGTACCCGTCGATGCGGCTCCCCGCTGGGCCGGTGTCGTTCACCGCTGCCCGGCTCCTGTGCGCCGCCACGGACATGCAGCAGACCCTGGGGGAGATGGTGAAGAAGGACAAGGTGGTGGTGTTCATCAAGGGGACCCCCGCCCAGCCCATGTGCGGCTTCAGTAATGCGGTGGTGCAGATCCTCCGGATGCACGGGGTGGACGACTACGCAGCGTACAACGTGCTGGACGACCAGGACCTCCGACAAG GCATCAAGGAGTTCTCCAACTGGCCCACCATCCCCCAGGTGTACCTCAACAGCGAGTTTGTGGGCGGCTGCGACATCCTGCTGCAGATGCACCAGAGCGGagacctggtggaggagctcaaCAAGATGGGCATCCGCTCGGCGCTGGTGGAGGCCGAGAAGGAGTCCAagtag